Proteins co-encoded in one bacterium genomic window:
- a CDS encoding carboxypeptidase-like regulatory domain-containing protein: MRIWMALAGAALLLCSPWRTIAEVKKPPDTYIRLDRDYLTDFAPPWRVERHGDQLWTLPRLPYPEIRVTWPIEAKADGDKLIFELKREMIRRKDGNETFHSYESLEFIGKRAGNSGHRYEGEVLWHSRQEGPGSILLTPFEGTWGADEIEGILVGTFYLPDYGGESGVSGDFRIPMGGAVIDDAVDQVTIVARHPNYEVYEDTYRTKSIPESIWVTGRVMTDEGEPIPGTEIEIVEYSETGITDSEGEFSIRINLENGFGEWHIHDWFEMTPNMTGMKVQQVSKEELFANGKSQLIEVELTADGRPLENRKLSVGLNWDSLVDCKGKNTELLTTPMMQTSADSNYYTDGNGRVKLYLQMPVWKNRRMAIMEDADRLVFPVSVELTVMDVETQKSCRTTIAIESPFPHIKRLSIPPTHAGDFQSRPGSHLIVTDPDSRAFEVAIQFAGDIKLETETGLYEGWVVTRCYDGDLKFLYRPPAELSDNIKKTPSLFKECAKANLKYVAEKSTETAAGKTFDQISVVSKARNSESKSRLFTQIGKGDPSEIMGMGVNGVKMVKTTGDVAALIQDESRKPKDSPTHTGDQIVNCVDSVFGVVDGVLGTFGVESTPTAEVGKVIYANMKAVYKVHRENEKIAHSYSESFRATFRFVISDDDGNKVLAVRRAPMWAYRKGD; encoded by the coding sequence ATGAGGATCTGGATGGCACTGGCGGGCGCAGCGCTTCTGCTTTGCAGCCCTTGGCGCACGATCGCAGAAGTAAAGAAGCCACCCGATACGTACATTCGCCTCGATCGCGATTACCTGACCGACTTTGCCCCGCCCTGGCGGGTTGAAAGGCACGGCGATCAGTTGTGGACGCTTCCGAGGCTGCCCTACCCCGAGATACGAGTCACGTGGCCGATCGAGGCGAAGGCTGACGGCGACAAACTGATCTTCGAACTGAAGAGGGAGATGATCCGGAGGAAAGATGGCAACGAGACCTTTCACTCGTACGAAAGCCTGGAGTTCATCGGCAAACGCGCCGGTAACTCCGGGCATCGCTACGAAGGGGAAGTGCTCTGGCATAGTCGCCAGGAGGGTCCTGGGAGCATTCTGCTCACTCCGTTTGAGGGCACATGGGGAGCCGATGAGATCGAAGGAATCCTTGTGGGGACATTTTATTTGCCGGACTACGGAGGCGAGAGCGGTGTATCCGGCGACTTTCGAATCCCAATGGGCGGGGCTGTGATCGATGATGCCGTCGATCAAGTCACGATCGTTGCGAGGCATCCGAATTACGAAGTCTACGAAGACACCTACCGGACAAAGTCGATCCCCGAATCGATCTGGGTGACAGGTCGTGTCATGACCGATGAGGGGGAACCCATTCCGGGCACTGAAATCGAGATCGTCGAGTACTCGGAAACGGGGATCACGGATTCGGAGGGGGAATTCTCCATCCGCATCAATCTGGAGAATGGGTTTGGGGAATGGCACATTCATGATTGGTTTGAGATGACCCCCAACATGACCGGCATGAAGGTTCAGCAGGTCTCGAAGGAGGAGTTGTTTGCGAATGGGAAGAGTCAGCTCATCGAGGTGGAGCTAACGGCAGATGGACGGCCACTGGAGAATCGGAAGCTCTCCGTTGGACTGAATTGGGATTCACTCGTCGACTGCAAAGGAAAGAACACCGAGTTGCTGACGACGCCCATGATGCAAACGTCGGCGGATTCGAACTACTACACCGACGGCAATGGGCGCGTGAAGCTCTACCTGCAGATGCCGGTTTGGAAGAACCGCCGTATGGCGATCATGGAAGACGCGGATCGCCTGGTATTCCCGGTTTCTGTTGAACTCACAGTGATGGATGTTGAGACGCAGAAGAGTTGCCGGACGACGATCGCAATCGAAAGTCCATTCCCGCATATTAAGCGCCTTTCGATCCCACCAACGCACGCGGGAGACTTCCAAAGTCGCCCCGGATCGCACCTGATCGTTACGGATCCGGATTCACGCGCCTTTGAAGTGGCCATTCAATTTGCTGGCGACATCAAACTCGAGACTGAGACCGGCCTGTATGAAGGTTGGGTGGTGACGCGATGTTATGATGGGGACCTGAAATTCCTCTACAGGCCTCCCGCAGAGCTGAGTGACAACATAAAGAAGACACCGAGTCTCTTTAAAGAGTGCGCCAAAGCAAATCTGAAGTATGTCGCTGAGAAGAGCACGGAAACTGCAGCAGGCAAGACCTTTGACCAGATCAGCGTCGTCTCAAAAGCACGTAATAGCGAAAGCAAGAGTCGTTTGTTCACCCAAATTGGCAAGGGCGACCCAAGCGAAATCATGGGAATGGGCGTGAATGGCGTGAAGATGGTCAAGACGACCGGCGATGTTGCCGCGTTGATTCAGGATGAGAGTCGAAAGCCCAAGGACAGTCCAACCCACACAGGCGATCAAATTGTGAACTGTGTCGACAGCGTCTTCGGCGTCGTGGATGGCGTCTTGGGAACCTTCGGCGTGGAAAGCACACCAACCGCGGAAGTGGGCAAGGTGATCTACGCCAACATGAAGGCCGTCTACAAAGTCCATCGCGAGAACGAGAAAATCGCGCACTCGTACTCGGAGTCATTCCGCGCAACCTTCCGGTTTGTGATTTCGGATGATGACGGGAACAAGGTCCTGGCAGTGCGACGCGCCCCGATGTGGGCTTATAGGAAGGGAGATTGA